The Candidatus Margulisiibacteriota bacterium genome window below encodes:
- the rpsO gene encoding 30S ribosomal protein S15, translating to MSQIDKQKTEIIDEYKIHERDTGSPEVQIAILTKKINHLVEHLKVNKKDNHSRRGLLLMVGQRKRLLKYLNSKSIDRYKEVVSRLGLRG from the coding sequence TTGAGCCAGATAGATAAACAAAAAACAGAAATCATAGATGAATACAAAATACATGAGAGAGACACAGGTTCGCCTGAAGTTCAGATAGCTATATTGACAAAAAAAATCAATCATTTAGTTGAGCATCTAAAAGTTAATAAAAAAGATAACCACTCAAGAAGAGGTCTTTTATTGATGGTTGGTCAGAGAAAGAGATTATTGAAATACTTAAATTCAAAAAGTATTGATAGATATAAAGAAGTAGTAAGTAGATTAGGTTTACGCGGATAA
- the pnp gene encoding polyribonucleotide nucleotidyltransferase — translation MMEKKIVKTMLGGVELSIETGRMARQAGGAVLLQYGETVLLATACAKQEAKEDQDFFPLTVDYQEKMFAAGRIPGNFFKREGRPSTDETLITRLTDRTLRPLFPEGFFNDVHVTVTVLSYDDVNSPEGVAVLAASAALAISPIPFNGPVSGVVVGLVEGKFIVNPSLEQMNNSRLKLSMAGTKDAITMVEAGSDFLTEEEMLEALKVGHEAIKTLCAFQDDFIKVASKEKWNVTLKQIDADFWSVIDKEFTDKMVKALKVAGKLEKYQAIDAVKESIAKFAVEKYGQEWVAAHKFSVSNAFDKLESKEFRKMIVSDKLRADGRKLDEIREITCEINVLPRVHGSALFTRGETQSLGTVTLGAGKDEVMVDGLNTMFKKKFFLHYNFPAFSVNEVGGRPGPGRREIGHGALAEKAISYAIPSEESFPYVIRIVSDILESNGSSSMATVCSGSLALMQAGVPLKSPIAGIAMGLIKEDDSHVVLTDIAGLEDHLGDMDFKVAGGENGITALQMDIKITGVTFEIMTQALEQAKKARLQILENMYSTISQSNPELSKYAPRIECISIPEDKVGELIGPGGKNIRRIVEETGAVVDIQDGGLVKIFSNNGASMEAAKAEVMAIIREPEVGETYNGTIKRVLDFGLFVELFPGKEGLLHVSKVSDEFIKDLASVYSVGDKITVVLEKKDEKGRLNLKRG, via the coding sequence ATGATGGAGAAGAAAATAGTAAAAACAATGCTTGGAGGCGTAGAGTTATCTATTGAGACAGGCAGAATGGCAAGACAAGCTGGAGGAGCAGTGCTTCTTCAATATGGAGAAACAGTTCTTTTGGCAACTGCTTGTGCAAAGCAAGAAGCAAAAGAAGATCAAGACTTTTTCCCTTTAACTGTAGATTATCAAGAAAAAATGTTTGCAGCTGGTCGTATACCAGGCAATTTTTTTAAGAGAGAGGGTCGTCCTTCTACAGACGAAACACTAATTACAAGATTAACTGATAGAACTTTAAGACCATTATTTCCAGAAGGATTTTTTAATGATGTACACGTTACTGTAACTGTTCTTAGCTATGATGATGTTAATAGTCCAGAAGGCGTAGCTGTTTTAGCTGCTTCTGCTGCTCTTGCAATTTCACCCATACCTTTTAATGGTCCTGTTTCTGGTGTCGTTGTCGGACTAGTTGAAGGTAAGTTTATTGTTAATCCTTCACTTGAACAAATGAATAATAGCAGGCTAAAGCTTTCTATGGCTGGAACAAAAGATGCAATTACTATGGTAGAAGCTGGTTCTGATTTTTTAACAGAAGAAGAAATGCTAGAAGCGCTCAAGGTTGGTCATGAAGCAATTAAGACCTTATGTGCTTTTCAAGATGATTTTATAAAAGTAGCTAGTAAAGAAAAGTGGAATGTAACTTTAAAGCAGATTGATGCTGATTTTTGGTCAGTTATTGATAAAGAATTTACAGATAAAATGGTAAAAGCTTTAAAAGTTGCAGGTAAACTAGAGAAATACCAAGCTATTGATGCAGTAAAAGAATCGATTGCTAAGTTTGCAGTAGAGAAATACGGACAAGAGTGGGTTGCTGCTCATAAGTTTTCTGTTTCTAATGCCTTTGATAAGTTAGAGAGTAAAGAATTTCGTAAGATGATTGTCTCTGACAAATTGAGAGCAGACGGAAGAAAGCTTGATGAAATCAGAGAGATTACTTGTGAAATTAATGTTCTTCCTAGAGTACATGGTTCAGCTTTATTTACTAGAGGTGAAACCCAGAGTTTAGGTACAGTTACTTTAGGTGCAGGAAAAGATGAAGTAATGGTAGATGGTTTAAATACAATGTTTAAGAAAAAGTTTTTTTTACATTATAATTTCCCAGCTTTCAGTGTTAATGAAGTTGGCGGAAGACCAGGACCAGGCAGAAGAGAAATTGGCCACGGAGCTTTAGCAGAAAAGGCAATCTCTTATGCTATACCTTCTGAGGAGTCTTTTCCTTATGTAATTAGAATTGTTTCTGATATTTTAGAATCGAATGGTTCCTCTTCTATGGCTACAGTTTGTAGCGGTTCATTGGCTTTGATGCAAGCGGGAGTTCCTCTTAAGTCTCCTATTGCAGGCATTGCGATGGGGCTTATCAAAGAAGATGATTCGCATGTTGTTTTAACTGACATTGCTGGTCTGGAAGATCATTTAGGTGATATGGACTTTAAAGTTGCTGGTGGCGAAAATGGTATCACAGCTTTACAAATGGATATTAAAATAACTGGTGTAACTTTTGAAATTATGACTCAAGCATTAGAACAAGCGAAGAAAGCAAGATTACAGATTTTAGAAAACATGTATTCTACAATTTCACAGTCTAATCCTGAGTTATCAAAGTATGCGCCAAGAATTGAGTGTATCTCGATTCCAGAAGATAAAGTTGGAGAGTTGATTGGTCCAGGTGGTAAAAACATTAGAAGAATAGTTGAAGAAACTGGTGCTGTTGTTGATATTCAAGACGGTGGACTAGTTAAGATTTTTTCTAATAATGGAGCTAGCATGGAAGCTGCAAAAGCAGAAGTTATGGCAATTATTAGAGAACCAGAAGTAGGAGAAACTTACAATGGGACTATTAAGAGAGTGTTAGACTTTGGTCTTTTTGTGGAGCTTTTCCCAGGTAAAGAAGGCTTACTCCATGTTTCTAAGGTTTCTGATGAGTTCATCAAAGATCTTGCAAGCGTTTATTCAGTTGGAGACAAGATTACAGTTGTATTAGAAAAGAAAGACGAGAAGGGTCGTCTTAATTTAAAAAGAGGCTGA
- a CDS encoding GtrA family protein has product MLKNVLNRYFNNTFAKYFLIGISGALLDYSSYYILFHFFHVPYIYAHIVGSLVGFNNNFFLNAFFNFKTKTNLLTRYLSYFMICVFGMVVSSTFIYIMVSVMGFNADVSKILAMGGIFVVQYFLNKKITFK; this is encoded by the coding sequence ATGTTAAAAAACGTCCTTAATAGATATTTCAATAATACTTTTGCTAAGTACTTTCTTATTGGGATATCTGGTGCCTTGCTTGATTACTCTTCTTATTATATTTTGTTTCACTTTTTCCATGTTCCTTATATTTATGCTCATATAGTTGGTTCTTTGGTTGGGTTTAATAATAATTTTTTTCTGAATGCTTTTTTTAACTTTAAAACTAAAACAAACTTATTAACTCGTTATTTGTCTTATTTTATGATTTGTGTTTTTGGGATGGTTGTTAGTTCTACTTTTATTTATATAATGGTTTCAGTCATGGGATTTAATGCTGATGTGTCTAAGATATTAGCAATGGGTGGTATTTTTGTTGTTCAGTATTTTTTGAATAAGAAAATTACCTTTAAATAA